The region CTGCCGGTAATACCCTAAACATTCCACCAAACTGTAACGCTATTCCGTTGCATTGATTCATCAGTTTTATACTAGAATTGTCACAACAATGAACTGTGGCATTCGCTCTGCCTCTTCGTCGGCCAAAATGGCTTCTTAATGCACTCCCAAACATATGTCCTGCACATTATTAACTGTTTTGATATACCCATTCATTACAAAACTTCCTGGGGGTTTTCGACCACGCGCGGCTCCTGGTGAACACGGTTAGCAAGTGTTTCCAACACGGACGTAGACCGCTAAAGTGTTCCACCATCCATCACGGTCGCCGGACGATCCAAAGAGCTCGAAAGTCGAGTGCGTCCACTCCAGCTATGGCACCAAAATAtgtaaaaattgaaaaaaagatcCTTCCTGAAACTACCAAATCGGTCGGACTTAATGATGACATAAATAAGCTCGGCACCATTGCTCAGGTTGCCGTTTTCGGGTGCTCGATTAGTATGCATGGCCACAATGGCCAAAAGGTTATTTAGCCAAACAGATGTCATGATAAATCTTAGCTTGGCTCTTGTTTTTGGTCTTTTGAGAGATGCCCGTTGCCCATCCCTGGCATACAGGACACAGGTTGCAGTTCGGTAGACCAGGACCGGGAAACAAGTGACTTCATCTCGGGTGACAAGTGTCACCAACCAGTTTCATCACCATGTGGTAGGAGTCGGATGAAACATTTGCATATTGCCACCTGCAggcctcgatctcgatcgatcccaTCGTCACCTCGTCCGTTGTCTTCGAACAAACGGAATTGCAATGCAGCTCATAAACTAGACGCTGTCGATACTCGGCAAGGCCACCACAGGCACCAGCTGTAGTGGTGTTGCATCGGTCAAACCCCCTTTTGGAACACTTCGAAATGCAGACGCTTCGTCGCTTAATCGATAACTCATCAACCACCTTTTGATGCGGACTTTCGCTGAGTTACAAAGCGTGGGCGCATCGTTTCCAGTTGTGAACCTGTTGGATCGTGTGGTATGTTGGCAACGCCAAACCGGAATACCATTGGATGGTTCCTCCACTAATATGCTTTGAAATAAAGCAAGGAAATTAGTCATTGAAAAAACTTAAACGAGCTTACCTCCAAACCTCCGAAAACCAACCTAACGCATTATTCTAATAAAGATCGGAATCCAGAGCGCCGGACCGACGACGTGCTGGGCGACTGAGTGCGACATAAAAATCGCTAATTTATCGAGACGGAATAAATAATGAGTGTAGATTTGgaattaaataatattttatttcactttaatTGATACTATAAATAAATTTACGATAGCCGAAGGTGAAGGTGGCATAAATTAGTCGCCAGAAAACGATCGGAATCGTAGCATCCCGTTTAGTGGCCCTAGTGTTCACTGATATTGGTAAAGTCTGGTGGTTTTCCGGTTGCCGATCGTTTGTGCGATACTTTCACACTTGTCGTTGTTTGTTAAAAGATTTCTGCTCATTGAACAATTCTACTTTGACGGTCCGAGACAACGGCCTCAACTGATGAGATCACCGAAAAGTGGCGAAGAATCGGGTGCGCCATCCTAGCACTTTGGCATTTCACGGGATTCCACGTCCTCGGCACACGCACCCAACACCTAGTCAAGATACTTTAGGTGAATGTAACCCAATCCACACCTGCCCTTAGGGTGCACCGTGGCTGCGGTCTCGTTTATGGCCGCAATCGATCTGCGTCCGGGTCAATCGGTTCGCTGGGTTACGATCGaggttggtgttgctgttgctttcggCGCCTCCACTCATCattctcagctcagctcatcGGCACGCATCTCAGGTTTCCAGATGGACGAAATGATAAAAGGCTATGAAACTCCTCATTAGTAACGTATCCTTGGTATGTAACACCCCTGCCCTCATGGCGAATACCTTTGAGCACGCAGTATATAAACGTACAGCATCGCAGGAAACGAATTATGTTGCACAGCGATTGGAAAAGTGTTAAGAGGCGCATCTTATGAAGTAACTTCTTCTTGTAGGAGAAGAAACGGCTTTTACGCAGCAAATAAAGCCATCTCGTTGAGACGATGAAAAAATTACCAGATGTAAACAGGTGTTTAGTCATGCAATTATTGATTCAATCGTACTTCGTTTACACATTGAATGCAGATTGAAATGCTCAGTGTAGGCTACAGGGAGCTGACATATTTAAATGAAGCGACCTCAGTTCAGAATATATTGCTTGCTTTCTCTTTGGGTACAGAGTTTGCTCGAAATAATATAGACAATGGCTCTGGCTGAATATCTTTGGGCGCTGTGTGTTGTTATAATTATATCTCAGGTATTTGGGTGTAAGATATAGTAAATATTCATTGAGATAGTTAaacatgtttcatttttcttaggTGGATGGGCAATCTTTGCATAACTGCAAACGAGTAGCCAATGAGGATGCGTTGAAGCAGTTGTGTGATTCTAAGTCATACGAAGTGATTCCTGATACCGATATGGATGCCCTGTTGGATTGTGTCATGAGGGAGTTCAAATTGATCGATTCATCTGGGGAAGGAATTGTAAGTTTGTTGTATTGAAAAACTATttaaaattattcattttataTAATGTTTCTTCTTAGTACGACGCAATTCACTACGCTATGAAGAGAGTCGAAGAtcacaaaaataataatcacaTTCTAGAGCATTGTATTTTTGAAACATATAAACTGAAGCCAGAAATCACGCGTGCTCACATGTACTACAAGTGCGTGATGGAATCGGAgtcgaaacatattttcaaaaaGGCATTCAACGGTAAGGTGTGTGGATCCTGATGGTATAGTTGATGAAAATGCCATTGAATGAAAATAcggaaaataaacaatattttatttttttttgtgttttattaagATTAAAACTAAGGAATGAACTTTGCTCTCTTTGTAAGAAACGCATTGGGTTTCATGATATTTGCAAAATGtatagccggcgatacatgaagcgtaaactctcgtataaactcagaatgtaatgccaaaaagtttacgcttcgtgtggcaggcataatcgcataaaagtttataccgaaacgtcaactgcaattacattcgtgcacctgcaattacactatgctattacatcaattacatgtgtttttggccacaaaaaatataaatcgacgagataagttgatttctgaacatcttctttaatattttaagatgtttttactgtatattagcgattgaagaacattgaatccatcataacgctacggttcatgttggtgctaagtttacgcttgcttttacacacggatttacgctccgcgggcctataatctttttgacataagtataatctttttggcattacactctgagtttatacgagagtttacgcttcgtgtattcctaccttatTTGCAAAAGCGATATACTTTGAATATTCTTCACAAATAATTCGCACTACTAAGGAGTTATCTCAAATGCTGAAATAGTATGGTATCATCGTTGTGTATTAAAAACCTACAAAATCATGTAAGTAACGTGGAAAAACACATTGAATATTACATCATAATCCCACCTATAGAAGCCGTTTCTACACTTTCCTGGCTTTATGAAATCACAAAAGtttaatttcccttttttaatggATTATAGGCTGAAAGGCAATCTTTATAAAATTAAGTGAATGATATtgcttcaattaaaaaaaatccagtaTTTATGGAGATTGTATCGATCATATGGGAGATCAATCTTTCCATCGTTTTATTATCCATCATAAcgtatgtttaatgtttaattttcactGCCATTAGTCACATATTTGCTCAGGAAACTGTTTGGATAATGATCGTCTGGTTGTTTGATTGTATTATATTGAATGCTGCGGCTGACACAGCTGCAACTGCAGCTCAATTGGTAAATAAATTATAGTTTTTATAAAGCTTTGTGTAGATATAAAAAGATAGTTGACTGAATGGGATGAATTTATCCCCGAGTGTATCCTCCACTTGACGTTAACATTGCCAAACCGAAAGAAACGAATGATGTGGAAAAGCACAGTATTAATTGCACTAGTTATCGCCCTGGTTCAGGTAATAACCGATAATCATACATAATCAATTGCAGAAAATGCCCATGCTTACTTTACTAATTGTAATAATGTCTATTATAGGTTACTGGCCAATCGCTCGAGAAATGCAAAAGTGTTTTCAGTAATTCAGCCAAGACCCAGTTCTGTAGGGCACGAAAGTACGAGATGATTACAGGTGTTGATATGGACAAAACTTTGGATTGCGTATTGAAAGCTGTCAATGTTGTAGACAAAATGGGATACGGGAAATATCACGATCTCTACCAGCCTATGAATAATATCGAACAACATCGAAAACATGACTACAATTTGGAAATATGCATTGGCAAGAGTTTCAGATTGGAGCCTAAAGTCAAGTGTGCCAATGCGTTCTACAAGTGCATGATGGATACTGATTCGAAGGAAACGTTCAAGAAGGTAGTAAATGCCAGAGTGTGCAATTAATCTGATTCTGTAATGGAAccaatgaaataaaataaattacgtGCAATGtatatttgattgatttttctaTTATTATTGCAATGTAAAAATGTACATTGTATTGATTTCAGTGAGATTTTTCAACCCACACTTGCTTACTACAACCCTTCTTTTGTTCAATTATGAATTTTGCTTTTGGTAATATTTCGAGCGTTCGTTCAAAAATAACTGTCGTGTTTCCTGGCATCCATGTCTACGATTTTACATTCTTTATTGCATCTCGCTCTTTCATCATGCATCCAGATAACCATCGTTAAATGGGGTATTTTTGTAAACCTCTATTAGATGGTCATTAGATGGTCAGATCCAACATTAAGGATAAATGAACTGGTGTGCTTTTTGCAATGGTACATGATTTGTTGTATCTTTTGTATTTGTTCAAACATGATGTACAAATTGAATGATGTATGTGTATCATTCAATTTGTCCATCATGTTTGAACAAATGTCATTTTTTATATCTTGGTTACGATGCGCGATTGGCTATTGAAAAAGTAAATATGAAAAgccgttgattgattgataaaagtaaataaaactAATGTATTTAACAGGCTAGTTCTAATGCAACGTAATTAGTTCACTCGCAATCGTGATAGTTAAGAATGACGATGAAGGTTTTCCTGAGCTGCGCACTAATTTGCTGTCTTCAAGTTATCTTTCAGGTAAACTTCATCGTCAACTTCACttcagttttccatttgtatACTTTCactggaaaatgtttttttacaaCAGATAAACGCTGCTTCCTTGGATAGTTGTAGGGGCGTATTTGGACCTTCTGTTAAAAAGCAGTTATGCGATGCAAACAGTTACCAGAATGTTAACGGAGCGGATTTGGATAAAACATTGGACTGTGTTCTGAAGGCAACCGATATTGTTGACAAATACGGAGCGGGAAATGTGAGTCTGGTAtgtgttttcttaaaatcattACTcaatttttctgttttatttctattttctatACATTAGTTCTACAGTCTGTATGATCCAATGAAAGTTTATTTGAATGATGGAAGGAAGCTCAATTTTAATCTGGAATCTTGCATGACAAGACGATTGAAGTATGAGCTTCCTGAAGGCGAACGTGCTCACGGGTTTTATAAGTGTGTGATGCAGAACGAGGCAAGGGATGCCTTTAAGAAAGTGTTTAATTCAAGAGTATGCAAATAACGCCACAATGTATAGCGAAGCTTAAAATATtgaatataataaatatatcaGCATGCATAATAATGTTCAGTGTGTTGGCAGTTGCGTTACGCATTGAGATTGTTCAAATGCTCATAATTGTTTCAGATTCACATTCAAAGATTCAGTTTAAAGTtcagcaatgatttaaaaagaCACCTACACCTGAAATGAGATAAAGTTTAAAATACCATCATTTAGTCTTATCATAAGCCATGTGCTGAATGTGCCATTTTGAGATCGTGATTGGCCGAATGGTGTACCTGTTTGATTGTGTGTTGCCTAGAACACACATTGTGCTTCCGCCCTTTTGATTCATAAATCCAATAATTTTAATGTCATAGTTCTCACATATGgcatgaaatatgaaaatgtgCAACTATTTATAGTCAACTCTTTGATAAAATGGTGATTATCATTCCTCAAAActatgttttgttctttttaaaTAACTGCTCATTGCATGGTAGGTGAAAAGtaactgaaaataaaaaaggggttctgTGTTGCCCTATCACCGGGTCGATTAGCTATCGTTAATCTACTGTTTAACAGGTaacaaataatcaataatTATTTCATAAGCAATAACGGTAGTATTATTTCCAAGAATGCTATATGGCGACTCGAGATGATTGATCAAACATTAGTTGTCTTTGCTCTAGTGTAAAGCAAGCAACTAAATAAACAATTgagaaaacaattaaacatGTGAGAAAAGtgctagttttttttctctattaccatttgtaaaataataaaacaaacaactaatCGAACTGCAAACAAAGTGGAATGAACGAGCACTATAAAAGAAAGGTGGATGTAAAGAAAAATCATTAGTTAAAGAGGATATTACGGACAACATGTTGAAACAGCTCTTGCTTACCGTTGGACTAGTATGGTGCCTAGTGGCGTTAGTCCAGGTCAATATTACTCTTGTTTATATCATTAATGGAACAGTTCTACTATCTTTATGTTAATCATTGTAAACGTTTCTTAGGCAGGAGAGCCAAAAACTGTAGAGGAATGTGAGAAGAATATTCCTGCTTCTTTGAAGGGTCGCATCTGCGAACTGCGTCAGTACACACCCGACGCCAGCCCAGACATGGACAAGCATATGCAGTGCGTGTTGCGTGTCGTAGGATTCGTCGATCGAAACGGAGAAGTTGAGGTAGGTTATGAGATGGCcttctctttcgttttgtAATCGAGGACTGTATTATGACTTTATCGGCTACGAAATAGTTCCAAGAGCTGTTGGGATTGCTAACAATCGCTGAACCGCAAGGAAAACATGTAGAAAACATAAAGAAGTGCGTAGCAGAATCGGCAAAGGTGGATGCCAGCAAGAAAGCCAACACTTTTTACACTTGCTTCTTGAACACGGATTCTGTCGACGCTTTCAAGATGTCGGTTGACTTTGTGGAACTGATTCGGGCTGGTAAGCTAAAGCCAAGCTCCCCATTCAACGCCGGGCAGGTCAAGACGCTTATCAAGGAgatcgatgatggtttgtGCAACTGAAAAGTAACAGCTGACCCACTAAATGTGCTGCGGCATATTTGATTTGCAtatcaaaaataaaccttcTAATCTCAATGTAAACCAAATTATTTTTCAGC is a window of Anopheles aquasalis chromosome 2, idAnoAquaMG_Q_19, whole genome shotgun sequence DNA encoding:
- the LOC126581520 gene encoding uncharacterized protein LOC126581520 codes for the protein MALAEYLWALCVVIIISQVDGQSLHNCKRVANEDALKQLCDSKSYEVIPDTDMDALLDCVMREFKLIDSSGEGIVTGQSLEKCKSVFSNSAKTQFCRARKYEMITGVDMDKTLDCVLKAVNVVDKMGYGKYHDLYQPMNNIEQHRKHDYNLEICIGKSFRLEPKVKCANAFYKCMMDTDSKETFKKVVNARVCN
- the LOC126570050 gene encoding uncharacterized protein LOC126570050 produces the protein MTMKVFLSCALICCLQVIFQINAASLDSCRGVFGPSVKKQLCDANSYQNVNGADLDKTLDCVLKATDIVDKYGAGNFYSLYDPMKVYLNDGRKLNFNLESCMTRRLKYELPEGERAHGFYKCVMQNEARDAFKKVFNSRVCK
- the LOC126570048 gene encoding 37 kDa salivary gland allergen Aed a 2-like; protein product: MLKQLLLTVGLVWCLVALVQAGEPKTVEECEKNIPASLKGRICELRQYTPDASPDMDKHMQCVLRVVGFVDRNGEVEFQELLGLLTIAEPQGKHVENIKKCVAESAKVDASKKANTFYTCFLNTDSVDAFKMSVDFVELIRAGKLKPSSPFNAGQVKTLIKEIDDGLCN